A window from Pirellulales bacterium encodes these proteins:
- a CDS encoding polymorphic toxin-type HINT domain-containing protein has protein sequence MSAGGETIRASRGHPFWVSGLGWQMAKELRAGEWLHGARGPVLIDRVEQQGEAECYNLIVADFDTYFVGSNQLLVHDNMLRDGTTAIVPGLVDP, from the coding sequence ATCTCGGCCGGAGGAGAAACCATCCGCGCCAGCCGGGGGCATCCGTTCTGGGTTTCTGGCCTGGGCTGGCAAATGGCGAAGGAACTCCGCGCTGGCGAGTGGCTGCACGGCGCCCGCGGCCCCGTGCTGATCGATCGCGTCGAACAGCAGGGAGAGGCGGAATGCTACAATCTGATCGTGGCCGATTTCGACACGTACTTTGTCGGCAGCAACCAATTGCTCGTCCACGACAACATGCTGCGCGACGGCACTACGGCCATCGTGCCCGGCCTGGTTGATCCATGA
- a CDS encoding VanZ family protein, giving the protein MDNRPDFLVRMGVGLPCTSVDVEQAYLEKVKLAHPDRGGTQQDFLDLQTAYQRAKEFAKFQDSRRHWLGDAIERYALQQELVAELGRRGGSVQVRQLDWLAGEIGEDFAQVLEVIDGISLVGPACDDRAIEELTVHQDVLGQMHSLDLSGSNVTDAGARRLTAFPYLRRVNLTDTHVGNATLKECAKLAKLEWLGVGGTHVTRFGRFWLRVARPDLQIGRTRANVTRGFRSHVPLLTLACILYVAAMATATHVPLDGVRLPEWRLVPVDKAFHFTAYAGLSFLLSTLAAAIWTGSASKRWGHLLRYFAVLPVVALYGVIDELTQPAVGRTADSLDWLADMCGAASGLVLFLVMRFVLKRQAERRWAHLATQRLVPRN; this is encoded by the coding sequence ATGGATAACCGGCCCGATTTCCTGGTGCGCATGGGGGTCGGTCTGCCTTGCACTTCGGTAGACGTCGAGCAAGCCTATCTGGAAAAAGTGAAGTTGGCGCATCCCGACCGTGGCGGCACCCAGCAAGATTTTCTCGACCTGCAAACAGCTTACCAGCGGGCCAAGGAGTTCGCGAAATTTCAGGACAGCCGCCGCCACTGGCTCGGGGACGCTATCGAGCGCTACGCCTTGCAGCAAGAGTTAGTGGCCGAGCTCGGGCGCCGCGGCGGCAGCGTGCAAGTGCGGCAGCTCGACTGGCTGGCCGGTGAAATTGGCGAGGACTTCGCCCAAGTTCTGGAAGTGATCGACGGCATCTCGCTTGTCGGACCAGCTTGTGACGATCGCGCGATCGAAGAGCTGACGGTTCATCAAGATGTCCTGGGACAGATGCACTCGCTCGATTTATCCGGAAGCAACGTAACGGACGCCGGGGCGCGCCGGCTGACGGCATTTCCTTATCTACGGCGCGTGAATCTGACCGACACGCACGTCGGCAATGCCACTTTGAAAGAATGCGCCAAGCTAGCCAAGCTCGAGTGGCTGGGGGTGGGCGGAACGCATGTCACGCGTTTCGGCCGATTCTGGCTGCGCGTGGCTCGGCCCGATCTGCAGATCGGCCGCACCCGTGCGAACGTGACCCGTGGGTTCCGCTCGCACGTGCCGCTGCTGACTTTGGCCTGCATACTGTATGTGGCCGCCATGGCTACGGCGACGCACGTTCCCTTGGACGGGGTGCGCCTGCCCGAGTGGCGCCTCGTGCCTGTCGACAAGGCGTTTCACTTCACGGCCTATGCGGGCTTGTCGTTCTTGCTCTCCACGCTGGCGGCGGCCATCTGGACAGGATCCGCCAGCAAACGCTGGGGCCACCTTCTGCGTTATTTCGCCGTGCTGCCGGTGGTGGCGCTGTATGGAGTCATTGACGAACTCACGCAGCCGGCAGTCGGCCGCACCGCCGATAGTCTCGACTGGTTGGCAGACATGTGCGGCGCAGCTAGCGGGTTGGTCCTCTTCTTAGTGATGCGGTTTGTACTAAAGCGACAAGCCGAACGGAGGTGGGCGCACCTGGCAACGCAGCGACTCGTTCCCCGCAATTGA